AAGGAAATCTCCAGCGTGCCTCTGGTCGTGCAAAACGTCAGCGGGGAGTACTCGATGATAATGGCGGCAGCCGACGCTGAGCTGATTGACGAAGAGGAATGGAAGGTTATTTCTATAGCATCAATGAAGCGGGCGGGAGCTGATCGGATAATTTCTTACTTTTCAGAAGATATCGTGCGGTACTTGCATTGAGGCATCACGATTATATTAGAATTGCCTAGGAGACGACATGTCCCGCGGTAGCTCAGCCTGGTAGAGCTTTCGGCTGTAGATGTCGGCTAATAAGTAGCTGACCGCGTGAGCAGCCTATCGGGCGTACACTTGCAGTTACCGAAGAGTCGCAGGCTCAAACGAAAACGGCTTATGCCTTTTTGGAGCAAATCCTGCCCGCGGGACCAATGATTCACTCAATTTTTACTATTTATTAGTATGAGGTTCTCTAGTTCTCAGCGATGTCAGCTAAAATTCAGACAATCAACCCGGCAACCGGCAAAGTCATCCAGAACTATGAAAACGCACAACCAGACGCCGTCAGCAGGATGGTAAAAGACGGGCGCGAGGCGTTTGCGAAGTGGAAAAAGCTCGACATTCTGGAAAGAGCCGAGTACATGCGAAAACTCGGCAGGGTAATGCGCAAGAACAGAGAAGATTACGGCAGGACCGTCACAGAAGAGATGGGCAAGCCGATCAAGCAGTCAATGGCTGAGATAGAAAAATGCGCCTGGGTTTGCGACTATTATGCCGAACATGCCGAGGTGTTTCTCCGAGACGAGATTATTCCTACCGAGTTTCGCAAGTCGTTTGTGTCATTTGAACCGCTCGGTGTAATCGCAAGCATCATGCCATGGAACTTTCCATTCTGGCAGGTAATGCGCTTTGCCGTCCCAGCCCTGACCGCAGGAAACGTGGGAATCCTAAAGCATTCAAGCGTGTGCCTCGGATCAGCTCTAAAGATCGCCAGTGCTTTTGCAGACGCCGGGTTTCCTGACAATGTCTTTCAGGCAGTTATCGGGGACTACAGGGCAGGCGAAGCGCTTGTGCAAGCAGACATTGACGGCGTTTCAGTGACCGGTAGCGTGGGCACCGGCCAGCGGGTTGCCGAGCTCGCGTCAAAAGATCTAAAGAAGTATGTGCTCGAGCTTGGGGGAAGTGACCCCTTCATAGTGCTAGAGGACGCTGATCTTAGCCAAACAGCATACATGGCAACGCAATCACGCCTGCTAAACACCGGCCAGAGCTGCATCTCTGCCAAGAGGTTTATCGTGCTCGAGTCAGTTGCCGACAAGTTTGCGAAGCTCTTTGTAGAAGACACAGAGGCGGAGGTGGTAGGCGACCCGCTTGACCCCAAGACCACCGTTGGCCCGCTTGTCAGGGACAGCCAGAGAAAAGCCCTCTCAGCTCAGGTTGAGGACGCTCGCCACAAGGGAGGAACAATACTAACAGGCGGCCGCCAGCTTGACGGTGACGGGTTCTTTTACCAGCCAACCATCATCTCAAACGTCAACCACGACATGGAAGTGGTGAAGGAAGAGGTGTTCGGTCCGGCTGCGCCGGTAATAGTTGTCAAGAGCGAGGAAGAAGCGGTGATGGAGGCGAATAATTCTGAGTTCGGGCTAGGGGCCAGCATCTGGACCACGAACATCGAACGTGGGGTCGAAATAGCCCGGCAAATTCAGAGCGGCCTCGTTTCGATAAACGAGATGGTCAAGTCCGACCCGCGTTTGCCGTTTGGAGGCGTCAAGAAATCCGGAATCGGCAGGGAGCTTTCAGAATATGGAATCAAAGAATTTGTAAACATAAAGTCCATTGTAGTCAAGGATATTACAAGCAAGCTGCTAGTCGAATAGCGGTCATAGCTAAACCGCTGGTCAGTCATGAGGCATTTTTTTACTGCCGCATGACAACCTAGGCAGCCTTTAACCGTCTCGCTAATTCCAGCCTGGCATCAATTACGTTGATTTGCTCTTCGAGAAGCTTATGGTATCCAGTTAGCATTCTCTCCCGCTCTGAATACGGCTCCTTTCCTATCCCTAGCATCGTGTCTTCAAAGAGCTGCACCTGGGTGTCAACGTGCTCGCCCAAATCGCGAATGTCATTGGCATCCGCGGCCGTGCCGGATTCAACTGACTCTGCTTTCAGTTCGGCTGTCTTCTGCCTGGCGACCCTCTTGGTCTTCTCTG
The Nitrososphaera sp. DNA segment above includes these coding regions:
- a CDS encoding NAD-dependent succinate-semialdehyde dehydrogenase is translated as MSAKIQTINPATGKVIQNYENAQPDAVSRMVKDGREAFAKWKKLDILERAEYMRKLGRVMRKNREDYGRTVTEEMGKPIKQSMAEIEKCAWVCDYYAEHAEVFLRDEIIPTEFRKSFVSFEPLGVIASIMPWNFPFWQVMRFAVPALTAGNVGILKHSSVCLGSALKIASAFADAGFPDNVFQAVIGDYRAGEALVQADIDGVSVTGSVGTGQRVAELASKDLKKYVLELGGSDPFIVLEDADLSQTAYMATQSRLLNTGQSCISAKRFIVLESVADKFAKLFVEDTEAEVVGDPLDPKTTVGPLVRDSQRKALSAQVEDARHKGGTILTGGRQLDGDGFFYQPTIISNVNHDMEVVKEEVFGPAAPVIVVKSEEEAVMEANNSEFGLGASIWTTNIERGVEIARQIQSGLVSINEMVKSDPRLPFGGVKKSGIGRELSEYGIKEFVNIKSIVVKDITSKLLVE